One Mycolicibacter sp. MU0083 DNA window includes the following coding sequences:
- a CDS encoding SDR family NAD(P)-dependent oxidoreductase, producing MTDALPAARGAVVVGGSRGIGRAVAELLAANGAGVVVNGRDPDAVDEAVGAIAGSGGRAIGLAGAAHIEANAVALMQACREEYGSVDVLINCAGVAEPAGSSILTVSTAQFHDLIDAHLGTVFQTCRAAAPIMVEQRRGSIVNSGSVAFLGDYGGTGYPAGKGAINALTVAIAAELSEYGVRANVVCPGAKTRLSTGSDYEAHIRDLHARGLLDDVSMAASLNPAPAEYVAALYAYLAGDLAAGVTGAVFLASGGFVGRFDRQIPAVLGYRDHQSAAPWSIDELHAMVTKS from the coding sequence ATGACTGACGCGCTGCCGGCCGCCCGGGGCGCCGTCGTCGTCGGTGGCAGCCGAGGTATCGGCAGGGCGGTGGCCGAACTGTTGGCGGCCAACGGCGCCGGGGTGGTGGTCAACGGCCGCGACCCGGACGCAGTCGACGAGGCGGTCGGCGCCATTGCCGGTTCGGGTGGGCGGGCCATCGGGCTTGCCGGTGCCGCTCACATCGAGGCGAACGCGGTGGCGCTGATGCAGGCCTGCCGGGAGGAGTACGGCAGTGTCGACGTCCTGATCAACTGCGCCGGTGTCGCCGAACCGGCCGGATCGTCGATTCTGACGGTGTCCACCGCGCAGTTCCACGATCTGATCGACGCGCATCTGGGCACCGTTTTCCAGACCTGCCGCGCGGCGGCCCCCATCATGGTCGAGCAGCGCCGCGGGTCGATCGTCAACAGTGGTTCGGTGGCGTTCCTCGGCGACTACGGGGGCACCGGCTATCCCGCCGGGAAAGGGGCGATCAACGCATTGACCGTCGCGATCGCCGCCGAACTCAGCGAATACGGTGTGCGCGCGAACGTCGTCTGCCCCGGTGCGAAGACCCGATTGTCCACCGGTAGCGACTACGAGGCGCACATCCGCGACCTGCACGCCCGCGGTCTGCTCGACGACGTCAGTATGGCCGCGTCGCTGAACCCGGCTCCCGCCGAGTACGTCGCCGCGCTGTACGCGTACCTGGCCGGCGACCTGGCGGCAGGGGTGACGGGCGCGGTGTTCCTGGCGTCCGGGGGTTTCGTCGGCCGCTTCGATCGGCAGATTCCCGCGGTGCTCGGGTACCGCGATCACCAGAGCGCTGCGCCCTGGTCCATCGACGAGTTGCATGCGATGGTGACGAAGAGCTGA
- a CDS encoding PGRS repeat-containing protein, with protein sequence MPAVTPAEAHADELGSGDFWDWFGVGPSDNASEFNPLDISAWTFTGALDRVFDADQAIQWQETFYLPLHDVLQDWINSDLGQSVNGMINDLFAPWTEGACGLICNGADGTEFNPDGQTGGLWFGDGGNGWNSTIEGVAGGHGGLAGGIGNGGDGGAGGLGADGGNGGHGGEHWGNGGDGGAGGAGTAFLAGGDGGNGGSSGQAQDSFGMGAWGNGGNGGRGGDGWTGLNGADAAVAGGAGGNGVAGGNAGNGGNGGAGSSFVGIGGAGGAGGVGGAGGSGGAGAAGVSGGLTGVVGAGLDGAVGGAGGDGAHGGRGGQGGAAGYGGSAVGVAGVDGDGGRGGSGGVGGAGGAGADGGVVGADGGNGGAGGAGGQAAAGGAAGGAGARAGADGDAGAGGNGGQGGAGAAGVDGVAGAVDGTAGGNGGAGGAGGLGGLTADGQARGVQGDGGNGGAGGAGGAGLDGGSGTNGGAGVDGVDGTESSIDGTAGGRGGDGTAGDRGGNGGAGGNGGAAGAGARDGIAGLGGVGGAAGDGGDGGDGGAGGQGGNGFEQTGDGLAGGNGGSGGAGGDGGAGGAAGTVGRGGLSGDGVRAADGAAGTDGAQGVGGVGGNAGDGADGTDGADGRDGLTDGNTSVDGEAGQAGGAGGNAGVGGAGGSGRGGQAADGADGLAGIGGDGGNGGAGAAGLAGVIGAIDGTAGGNGGAGGAGGLGGLTADGQARGLQGDGGNGGAGGAGGAGLSGAAGTNGGAGSNGGNGTALSPNGGNGAAGEDGADGGRGGNGGAGGNGGAAGTGARDGNSGAGGAGGAAGNGGDGGNGGAGGNGGNGTAPTGAGLDGGNGGSGGAGGDGGAGGLAGTVGRGGLSGDGARAADGVAGTDGRQGFGGAGGNAGHGADGTDGADGRNGLTDGNTSVDGEAGQAGGAGGNAGVGGVGGSGRGGQAADGADGDAGVGGNGGAGGRGADGVDGVAGAIDGTAGGNGGAGGAGGLGGLAADGVNRASQGDGGNGGAGGAGGAGLSGAAGLQGGVGADGAEGTASSINGGNGGVGGDGTDGDRGGDGGAGGNGGAAGTGARDGVAGLGGVGGAAGDGGDGGDGGAGGRGGNGFKQTGDGLAGGNGGSGGDGGDGGAGGVAGTVGRGGLSGDGVRAADGDAGTDGRQGLGGVGGNAGDGADGTDGADGRNGLTDGNTSIHGEAGQAGGAGGNAGVGGVGGSGRGGQAADGADGEAGVGGNGGSGGAGAAGVDGVAGAIDGTAGGNGGAGGSGGLGGLTADGQARGLQGDGGNGGAGGAGGAGLSGAAGLQGGVGADGAEGTASSINGGNGGVGEDGTDGERGGDGGAGGNGGAAGAGARDGVAGLGGVGGAAGDGGDGGDGGAGGQGGHGFEQTGDGLAGGNGGSGGAGGDGGAGGAAGTVGRGGLSGDGVRAADGAAGTDGVQGVGGVGGAAGDGADGTDGADGRNGLTDGNTSIHGEAGQAGGAGGNAGVGGVGGSGRGGQAADGADGLAGSGGNGGAGGRGADGANGVAGAIDGTAGGNGGAGGSGGLGGLTADGQARGLQGDGGNGGAGGAGGAGLSGAAGLQGGVGADGAEGTASSINGGNGGVGEDGTAGDRGGNGGAGGNGGAAGAGARNGNSGAGGIGGAAGDGGDGGDGGAGGQGGNGFEQIGDGLAGGNGGSGGAGGDGGAGGEAGTVGRGGLSGDGVRAADGVAGTDGRQGFGGVGGDAGDGADGTDGRDGRDGLSDGNTSIHGEAGQAGGAGGNAGVGGAGGSGRGGQAADGADGEAGTGGKGGNGGDGADGTDGTQGTAPGVDGTAGTDGGNGGNAGAAGKGGLNADGSASGLDGTQGDGGNGGDGGDGGAGYQGLNGATAGADGQSGSNGGVGGAGGNGGTGVVGGTGGQGGNGGQGGNGGTGHDGYDAATDADAAAGTNGGHAGNGGNGGQGGAGGTGGNGGASTVPGGTAGANGDGGDGGDGGNAGTPGDGGDGKDGDAAHPAGGNGGNGGNVGTAGAAGNRGEAGTGGATGTGSAGRDGTAGTEITGVVGNGGNGGNGYDAATDAQAIAGANGGNGGLGGNGGDHGNGGNGGDGGDGSTGARGINGVAPGAAGGTGGTGGSGGKGGAGGASGTEAGSAGSGGNGGNGADGGVGGLGNNGATGTFANNGSGNGGHGGHGGDGGKGGNGGDGGAAGTLNNATGSAGTQGTGGDAGNGGNGADPGNGGNGATGIATHTTGGNGGNGGNVGHGGAAGTAGTGSNGSGKAGTTGSTPDYIVGNGGTGGTGYTPPAPPTNSGQTGANGGAGGNGGNGGDHGNGGIGGTGGSGADGAAATNLNTGGHGGHGGVGGKGGQGGSIMGNGGHGGDGGTGGAGGLGSAGEHTGTPGPNNSELPGAAGNGGVGGTGGNGGIGGNATNGDAGNGGNGGAGGAGGTGGKGGMFDHQLQKSGNSIERNTGSIHIGPAGNGGSGGNGGNGAAGGTTSGGGVNGRLGDGGDGGAGGVGGRGMSPTDASDNGVGPIFIDPTNHKDYPSAGNGGNGGNGGTGYHAGEGGDGGDGGAGNTGAGLNGGNGGNGGVGGAATSVANGGDGRGGDGGDGGDGGDGGTIVWGRPNYSTNTNGGNLSGPINGIKGGNGGAGGAGGSGGIDGYGGNGGDGGNGGGLNQPNIQVGHSSTSGQPNGGAGTTQGTGGTAGAGGRGGNGGGGGLGGGTGGDGGNGGTASPNPGGANSGNLGGKGGAGGNGGAVIGGKSGGTGTNGSSNTGQTGGRGGTGGAGGRR encoded by the coding sequence ATGCCGGCGGTGACTCCGGCCGAGGCTCATGCCGACGAGCTCGGCTCCGGTGACTTCTGGGATTGGTTCGGTGTCGGACCGAGCGACAATGCCTCGGAGTTCAATCCGCTCGATATCTCGGCCTGGACGTTCACCGGTGCGTTGGACCGGGTTTTCGACGCCGATCAGGCGATTCAGTGGCAGGAGACGTTCTACCTGCCGTTGCACGACGTGTTGCAGGACTGGATCAACTCCGATCTGGGGCAGAGCGTCAACGGCATGATCAACGATCTGTTCGCGCCATGGACCGAGGGTGCCTGTGGGTTGATCTGCAACGGTGCCGACGGTACGGAGTTCAATCCGGATGGTCAGACCGGTGGGTTGTGGTTCGGTGACGGTGGAAACGGCTGGAACTCGACCATCGAGGGTGTCGCCGGCGGTCATGGTGGTCTGGCCGGGGGTATCGGCAACGGTGGTGACGGTGGCGCAGGTGGCCTGGGTGCCGATGGTGGTAACGGTGGCCATGGTGGTGAGCACTGGGGCAACGGCGGTGACGGTGGTGCCGGTGGTGCGGGTACCGCGTTCTTGGCCGGCGGAGACGGCGGCAACGGTGGGTCGTCGGGCCAGGCGCAGGACTCGTTCGGGATGGGTGCCTGGGGTAACGGCGGTAACGGTGGCCGCGGTGGTGACGGCTGGACCGGACTCAACGGTGCCGATGCCGCTGTCGCCGGCGGCGCCGGTGGCAATGGTGTGGCCGGTGGCAACGCCGGCAACGGCGGTAACGGTGGTGCGGGGTCGTCGTTCGTCGGGATCGGCGGCGCGGGTGGCGCCGGTGGCGTCGGCGGTGCCGGCGGTAGTGGTGGCGCCGGTGCTGCGGGTGTGAGCGGTGGTCTGACCGGCGTGGTCGGGGCGGGCCTCGACGGTGCCGTGGGTGGCGCCGGAGGTGACGGGGCGCATGGTGGCCGAGGCGGCCAGGGGGGCGCGGCTGGTTACGGGGGTTCGGCTGTCGGCGTTGCCGGTGTCGATGGCGATGGTGGTCGCGGCGGCAGTGGTGGCGTCGGCGGTGCCGGAGGCGCCGGTGCCGATGGCGGTGTGGTCGGTGCCGACGGCGGTAACGGCGGCGCCGGCGGTGCCGGTGGCCAGGCAGCTGCTGGTGGCGCGGCGGGTGGTGCCGGTGCTCGTGCGGGTGCCGATGGTGACGCCGGTGCCGGCGGCAACGGTGGCCAGGGTGGTGCTGGCGCTGCTGGTGTCGATGGTGTTGCGGGTGCGGTCGATGGCACTGCGGGTGGTAATGGTGGTGCCGGCGGTGCTGGTGGTCTGGGTGGCCTGACCGCCGATGGCCAAGCGCGTGGTGTACAGGGTGATGGCGGCAACGGTGGTGCAGGTGGAGCCGGTGGTGCCGGTCTCGATGGCGGGTCCGGGACCAACGGTGGTGCCGGGGTCGACGGTGTCGATGGAACCGAGTCGTCGATCGATGGCACGGCAGGTGGCCGCGGTGGCGACGGCACGGCCGGTGACCGTGGTGGCAATGGTGGTGCGGGCGGTAACGGTGGTGCCGCCGGTGCGGGTGCCCGTGACGGTATTGCCGGCCTCGGTGGTGTCGGTGGTGCTGCCGGTGATGGTGGCGATGGCGGCGACGGTGGTGCCGGCGGCCAGGGCGGTAATGGTTTCGAGCAGACCGGTGACGGTCTGGCCGGTGGCAACGGTGGCAGTGGTGGTGCCGGTGGCGACGGTGGTGCCGGTGGCGCGGCTGGAACCGTGGGCCGCGGTGGACTCTCCGGTGACGGGGTCCGGGCTGCCGACGGTGCCGCGGGAACCGACGGCGCCCAAGGCGTTGGTGGTGTCGGTGGTAACGCCGGGGACGGTGCCGACGGCACCGATGGTGCCGATGGCCGTGATGGCTTGACCGATGGCAACACCTCGGTTGACGGTGAAGCCGGCCAAGCCGGTGGCGCCGGTGGCAATGCCGGTGTCGGCGGTGCCGGTGGCAGCGGCCGCGGTGGTCAAGCGGCCGACGGTGCCGATGGCCTCGCGGGTATCGGCGGTGACGGCGGCAACGGCGGAGCCGGAGCTGCCGGCTTGGCCGGGGTCATCGGAGCAATCGACGGCACTGCGGGTGGCAATGGTGGTGCCGGCGGTGCTGGTGGTCTGGGTGGTCTGACCGCTGACGGCCAGGCGCGTGGCCTGCAGGGTGATGGCGGCAACGGTGGTGCCGGCGGAGCCGGTGGCGCCGGCCTGTCGGGTGCCGCCGGGACAAACGGTGGCGCCGGATCCAACGGTGGCAACGGGACGGCCCTCTCGCCCAACGGCGGCAATGGTGCTGCCGGCGAAGACGGTGCCGATGGCGGCCGCGGTGGCAACGGTGGCGCAGGTGGTAACGGTGGTGCTGCCGGCACCGGTGCCCGCGACGGCAACTCCGGTGCCGGTGGCGCCGGTGGTGCAGCCGGCAACGGCGGCGACGGCGGCAACGGTGGTGCCGGCGGAAACGGCGGCAACGGTACCGCCCCGACCGGCGCCGGTCTCGACGGCGGCAACGGCGGCAGTGGTGGTGCCGGCGGTGACGGTGGTGCCGGTGGACTTGCCGGAACCGTGGGCCGCGGCGGTCTCTCCGGTGACGGGGCCCGGGCGGCCGACGGTGTCGCGGGCACCGATGGCCGGCAGGGCTTCGGCGGAGCCGGCGGTAACGCCGGGCACGGTGCCGATGGCACCGACGGTGCCGACGGCCGTAATGGTCTGACCGACGGCAACACCTCCGTCGATGGCGAAGCCGGCCAGGCCGGTGGCGCCGGCGGTAACGCCGGTGTCGGCGGTGTTGGTGGTAGCGGTCGGGGTGGTCAGGCTGCTGATGGTGCCGATGGTGATGCCGGTGTGGGCGGTAACGGTGGTGCCGGTGGTCGGGGTGCTGATGGTGTCGATGGTGTTGCGGGTGCAATCGATGGCACTGCCGGTGGCAATGGTGGTGCCGGCGGTGCTGGTGGTCTGGGTGGTCTAGCGGCCGATGGTGTGAACCGGGCATCGCAGGGTGATGGCGGCAACGGTGGTGCCGGTGGTGCAGGCGGTGCTGGCCTGTCGGGTGCTGCGGGGCTCCAGGGTGGTGTTGGTGCCGATGGTGCTGAAGGCACCGCGTCGTCGATCAACGGTGGCAATGGTGGCGTCGGTGGCGACGGCACCGATGGCGACCGCGGTGGCGATGGTGGTGCCGGTGGTAACGGTGGTGCCGCAGGCACGGGCGCCCGTGATGGTGTTGCCGGTCTTGGTGGCGTCGGTGGTGCTGCCGGTGACGGTGGCGACGGCGGCGATGGTGGTGCCGGCGGCCGCGGTGGTAATGGTTTCAAGCAGACCGGTGACGGTCTGGCCGGTGGCAACGGCGGCAGTGGTGGCGACGGCGGCGACGGTGGCGCAGGTGGCGTGGCCGGGACCGTGGGCCGTGGGGGGCTTTCCGGAGACGGGGTCCGGGCCGCTGATGGTGATGCAGGCACCGATGGCCGGCAGGGTCTTGGTGGTGTCGGCGGTAATGCCGGTGACGGTGCTGATGGCACCGACGGCGCCGACGGTCGTAATGGTTTGACCGATGGCAACACCTCCATCCACGGTGAAGCCGGCCAGGCCGGTGGCGCCGGTGGCAATGCGGGTGTCGGTGGTGTTGGTGGTTCGGGCCGTGGTGGTCAGGCTGCCGATGGTGCGGACGGTGAGGCCGGTGTCGGCGGTAATGGCGGCAGTGGTGGCGCCGGTGCGGCCGGTGTCGATGGTGTTGCGGGTGCGATCGATGGCACTGCCGGTGGCAACGGTGGCGCCGGCGGGTCGGGTGGCCTCGGTGGCCTGACCGCCGACGGCCAGGCGCGTGGCCTACAGGGTGATGGCGGCAACGGTGGTGCCGGTGGTGCCGGCGGCGCTGGTCTGTCGGGTGCTGCGGGACTCCAGGGTGGTGTCGGTGCCGACGGTGCTGAGGGCACCGCGTCGTCGATCAACGGTGGCAACGGTGGCGTCGGTGAAGACGGCACCGATGGTGAACGCGGTGGCGATGGTGGTGCGGGTGGCAACGGTGGTGCTGCTGGCGCGGGTGCCCGCGACGGTGTCGCCGGTCTTGGTGGCGTCGGTGGTGCTGCGGGTGACGGCGGTGACGGCGGCGATGGTGGTGCCGGCGGCCAGGGCGGTCATGGTTTCGAGCAGACCGGTGACGGCCTGGCCGGGGGTAACGGCGGCAGTGGTGGTGCCGGCGGCGACGGTGGCGCCGGTGGTGCGGCCGGGACCGTGGGTCGTGGGGGGCTTTCCGGTGACGGGGTCCGGGCTGCCGACGGTGCCGCGGGAACTGACGGCGTTCAAGGTGTTGGTGGTGTTGGTGGTGCTGCTGGTGACGGTGCTGATGGCACCGACGGTGCCGACGGCCGTAATGGTTTGACCGATGGCAACACCTCCATCCACGGTGAAGCCGGCCAAGCCGGTGGCGCCGGTGGCAATGCCGGTGTCGGTGGTGTTGGTGGCAGTGGCCGCGGTGGTCAAGCGGCTGATGGTGCCGACGGTCTCGCGGGTTCCGGCGGTAACGGTGGTGCCGGTGGTCGGGGTGCTGATGGCGCCAACGGTGTTGCGGGTGCAATCGATGGCACTGCCGGCGGCAACGGTGGCGCCGGTGGTTCGGGTGGCCTCGGTGGTCTGACCGCTGACGGCCAGGCGCGTGGCCTGCAGGGTGATGGCGGCAACGGTGGTGCCGGTGGTGCAGGCGGCGCCGGTCTGTCGGGTGCTGCGGGACTCCAGGGTGGTGTCGGTGCCGATGGCGCTGAAGGCACCGCGTCGTCGATCAACGGTGGCAACGGTGGCGTCGGTGAAGACGGCACGGCTGGTGACCGCGGTGGCAATGGTGGCGCGGGCGGCAACGGTGGTGCTGCAGGTGCGGGTGCCCGTAATGGCAACTCCGGCGCCGGTGGCATCGGTGGTGCTGCCGGTGATGGTGGCGATGGCGGTGACGGGGGTGCCGGCGGCCAGGGCGGTAATGGTTTCGAGCAGATCGGTGACGGCTTGGCCGGCGGCAACGGCGGCAGTGGCGGTGCCGGCGGCGACGGTGGCGCCGGTGGCGAGGCCGGAACAGTTGGTCGCGGTGGACTCTCCGGAGACGGGGTCCGGGCCGCTGATGGTGTCGCGGGAACCGATGGTCGGCAGGGCTTCGGTGGTGTCGGTGGTGACGCCGGGGACGGTGCTGATGGCACCGACGGCCGCGATGGCCGTGATGGTTTGAGCGACGGCAACACCTCCATCCATGGTGAAGCCGGCCAAGCCGGTGGCGCCGGTGGCAATGCCGGTGTCGGCGGTGCCGGTGGTAGCGGCCGCGGTGGTCAGGCGGCCGACGGGGCCGATGGCGAAGCCGGTACCGGTGGCAAGGGCGGTAACGGCGGCGACGGTGCTGACGGCACCGACGGAACCCAGGGCACCGCCCCGGGAGTCGACGGCACCGCCGGTACCGACGGTGGCAACGGCGGCAATGCCGGTGCAGCGGGCAAGGGCGGACTGAACGCCGACGGCAGTGCGAGCGGACTCGACGGCACCCAGGGCGACGGCGGCAACGGTGGCGACGGCGGTGACGGTGGTGCCGGCTACCAGGGCTTGAACGGTGCGACCGCCGGTGCCGATGGCCAAAGCGGAAGCAACGGCGGAGTCGGTGGCGCCGGCGGTAACGGCGGCACCGGTGTCGTCGGAGGCACCGGTGGCCAAGGCGGCAACGGCGGACAAGGCGGCAACGGCGGCACCGGCCACGACGGCTACGACGCAGCCACCGATGCCGACGCCGCAGCAGGCACCAACGGCGGTCATGCCGGCAACGGCGGCAACGGCGGCCAGGGCGGCGCCGGTGGCACCGGTGGCAACGGCGGCGCCTCCACCGTGCCCGGCGGCACCGCGGGAGCCAACGGCGACGGCGGCGACGGCGGCGACGGTGGCAACGCCGGCACCCCCGGCGACGGTGGCGACGGCAAGGACGGCGACGCCGCCCACCCTGCCGGCGGTAACGGCGGCAACGGTGGCAACGTCGGTACCGCCGGGGCAGCAGGCAACCGCGGCGAAGCCGGCACCGGCGGAGCGACCGGGACCGGCAGCGCCGGCCGGGACGGCACGGCCGGTACCGAGATCACCGGCGTCGTCGGCAACGGCGGCAACGGCGGCAACGGCTACGACGCCGCCACCGACGCCCAGGCGATCGCCGGCGCCAACGGCGGCAACGGTGGTCTCGGCGGCAACGGTGGTGACCACGGCAACGGCGGCAACGGCGGTGACGGCGGCGACGGAAGCACCGGCGCCCGCGGCATCAACGGCGTGGCCCCCGGGGCGGCCGGCGGCACCGGGGGAACCGGCGGATCGGGCGGTAAGGGCGGTGCCGGCGGCGCCAGCGGCACCGAAGCCGGCAGCGCCGGATCCGGCGGCAACGGTGGCAACGGGGCCGACGGCGGCGTCGGCGGCCTCGGAAACAACGGCGCTACCGGAACTTTCGCCAACAACGGTTCCGGCAACGGCGGCCACGGGGGCCACGGCGGCGACGGCGGCAAGGGCGGCAACGGCGGTGACGGCGGTGCGGCGGGAACGCTGAACAACGCAACCGGTAGCGCCGGAACCCAAGGCACCGGCGGTGACGCCGGCAACGGCGGCAACGGTGCCGACCCGGGCAACGGCGGCAACGGCGCCACCGGCATCGCCACCCACACCACCGGCGGCAACGGCGGCAACGGCGGCAATGTCGGACACGGCGGGGCGGCAGGAACCGCCGGCACCGGCTCGAACGGCTCCGGCAAGGCCGGCACGACGGGCAGCACCCCGGACTACATCGTCGGCAACGGCGGCACCGGTGGCACCGGCTACACGCCGCCCGCCCCGCCGACCAACAGCGGCCAGACCGGCGCCAACGGCGGGGCCGGCGGCAACGGTGGCAACGGCGGCGACCACGGCAACGGCGGTATCGGCGGTACCGGCGGCAGTGGCGCAGACGGTGCCGCGGCCACCAACCTCAACACCGGTGGCCACGGTGGCCACGGCGGTGTCGGTGGCAAGGGCGGCCAAGGCGGCTCGATCATGGGCAACGGCGGTCACGGCGGCGACGGCGGCACCGGCGGTGCCGGCGGTCTGGGCTCGGCCGGTGAGCACACCGGCACCCCCGGCCCCAACAACTCCGAGCTTCCCGGGGCCGCAGGAAACGGCGGCGTCGGCGGCACCGGCGGCAACGGCGGTATCGGCGGCAACGCCACCAACGGCGATGCCGGCAACGGTGGCAACGGTGGTGCGGGCGGCGCCGGCGGAACCGGCGGCAAGGGCGGCATGTTCGACCACCAGTTGCAGAAGTCCGGCAACTCCATCGAACGCAACACCGGCTCCATCCACATCGGCCCGGCCGGTAACGGCGGTAGCGGCGGTAACGGCGGTAACGGCGCCGCCGGCGGAACCACCAGCGGTGGCGGCGTCAACGGCCGCCTCGGAGACGGCGGTGACGGTGGTGCCGGCGGTGTCGGTGGCCGGGGGATGAGCCCGACGGATGCCAGCGACAACGGCGTCGGCCCGATCTTCATCGACCCGACCAACCACAAGGACTATCCGAGCGCCGGCAACGGCGGCAACGGTGGCAACGGTGGCACCGGCTACCACGCCGGCGAAGGCGGCGACGGCGGTGACGGCGGTGCCGGCAACACCGGGGCCGGACTCAACGGCGGTAACGGCGGTAACGGCGGCGTCGGCGGTGCGGCCACCTCGGTGGCCAACGGCGGCGACGGCCGCGGCGGTGACGGCGGTGACGGCGGTGACGGCGGTGACGGCGGCACGATCGTCTGGGGTCGGCCGAACTACAGCACCAACACCAACGGCGGGAACCTCTCCGGTCCGATCAACGGCATCAAGGGCGGTAACGGCGGTGCCGGTGGTGCCGGTGGCTCCGGCGGCATCGACGGGTACGGCGGCAACGGTGGCGACGGCGGAAACGGTGGTGGACTCAACCAGCCGAACATCCAGGTCGGCCACTCGTCGACCAGCGGACAGCCCAACGGTGGGGCCGGCACCACGCAGGGCACCGGTGGCACCGCCGGTGCCGGCGGTCGCGGCGGCAACGGCGGCGGTGGCGGCCTGGGCGGCGGCACCGGCGGCGACGGCGGTAACGGCGGCACCGCCAGCCCCAACCCGGGAGGGGCCAACAGCGGCAACCTCGGTGGCAAGGGTGGTGCCGGCGGCAACGGCGGCGCGGTGATCGGCGGGAAGAGCGGCGGCACCGGAACCAACGGCTCGTCCAACACCGGGCAGACCGGCGGCCGCGGCGGCACCGGCGGCGCGGGAGGCCGCCGGTGA
- a CDS encoding NAD(P)-dependent oxidoreductase: MSDVTETPRLGYIGLGNMGAPMAKRLVDWPGGVTVFDVRTDAMTPLVEAGAKSADSVADVGAHADIISITVLEDAQVRQVVAELVTTAKPGTVFAIHSTIADTTAAELADELRPQGIHVVDAPVSGGGGAADKGQLATMVGADRAVYEQIKPAFKCWASLVIHAGEPGAGTRMKLARNMLTFTAYAAAGEAMKLAEAAGLDLQALGRVVRHTDALTGGPGAIMLLDSTAPLAPDHFLHDAFTHTRGLGEKDLGLALGLGEATGVELPLARIALAELAPGLGVPHSED; this comes from the coding sequence ATGAGTGACGTGACCGAAACCCCGCGGCTCGGCTACATCGGGCTCGGCAACATGGGCGCGCCGATGGCCAAGCGTTTGGTCGACTGGCCCGGTGGCGTCACGGTATTCGACGTGCGCACCGACGCGATGACACCCCTGGTGGAGGCCGGGGCCAAGTCCGCCGACAGCGTCGCCGACGTCGGCGCTCACGCCGACATCATCAGCATCACGGTGCTCGAGGACGCCCAGGTCCGTCAGGTGGTCGCCGAACTGGTGACCACCGCCAAGCCGGGCACCGTGTTCGCGATCCACTCCACGATCGCCGACACCACCGCCGCGGAGCTGGCCGACGAACTCAGGCCGCAGGGCATCCACGTCGTCGATGCGCCGGTCAGCGGTGGCGGCGGGGCCGCCGACAAGGGCCAGCTGGCCACCATGGTCGGCGCCGATCGGGCGGTCTACGAGCAGATCAAGCCGGCGTTCAAATGCTGGGCGTCGCTGGTGATCCACGCCGGCGAACCCGGCGCGGGAACCCGGATGAAGTTGGCGCGCAACATGTTGACGTTCACCGCCTACGCCGCTGCCGGCGAGGCGATGAAGCTGGCCGAGGCGGCCGGTCTCGACCTGCAGGCGTTGGGCCGGGTGGTACGTCACACCGATGCGCTCACCGGCGGTCCCGGCGCGATCATGCTGCTGGACTCCACCGCGCCGCTGGCGCCGGACCACTTCCTGCACGACGCCTTCACCCACACCCGCGGGCTGGGGGAGAAGGACCTCGGCCTCGCGCTGGGGCTGGGAGAGGCCACCGGCGTCGAGCTACCGCTGGCCAGGATCGCGCTGGCCGAACTGGCACCCGGTTTGGGCGTGCCGCACTCCGAGGACTAG
- a CDS encoding carboxymuconolactone decarboxylase family protein has translation MDELRSKGLQKMNEVYGWEMPNIEGDPYFDLTVDHLFGSIWNRPGLSMRDKRIMTLTAVTAVGNRDLAEIQINAALLNGELTETELKEMALFVTHYLGFPLGSALNGAVDAVVARRRKAAAKGAAEDKKANVNDAVQMHAGKKVHD, from the coding sequence ATGGACGAACTGCGTAGCAAAGGCTTGCAGAAGATGAATGAGGTCTACGGATGGGAGATGCCCAACATCGAGGGCGACCCATACTTCGACCTCACCGTCGATCACCTGTTCGGCAGCATCTGGAACCGCCCGGGGCTTTCCATGCGCGACAAACGGATCATGACGCTGACCGCGGTGACCGCGGTCGGCAATCGAGACCTGGCCGAAATCCAGATCAATGCCGCGCTGCTCAACGGCGAACTCACCGAGACCGAGCTCAAGGAAATGGCGCTCTTCGTGACCCACTATCTCGGATTCCCGCTGGGCTCGGCACTCAACGGCGCGGTCGACGCCGTGGTGGCCAGGCGCCGCAAGGCCGCCGCCAAGGGTGCGGCCGAGGACAAGAAGGCCAACGTCAACGACGCGGTCCAGATGCACGCCGGTAAAAAAGTGCATGACTGA